From a single Streptomyces liliifuscus genomic region:
- a CDS encoding VOC family protein — MKRVALVTLVVDDYDEAIRFYTEALGFRLAEDTPRPDGSRWVVVEPGTGGHGTGLLLARAKDEAQRGRVGDQTGGRVGFFLHTDDFARDHARMTAAGVTFLEEPRHETYGSVVVFQDLYGNRWDLLQPAAPDPQPAAPGETAH, encoded by the coding sequence ATGAAACGCGTCGCCCTGGTCACCCTCGTCGTCGACGACTACGACGAGGCGATCCGCTTCTACACCGAGGCCCTCGGATTCCGGCTCGCCGAGGACACCCCGCGGCCCGACGGGTCCCGCTGGGTCGTCGTGGAGCCGGGCACCGGAGGGCACGGCACCGGCCTCCTGCTGGCCCGGGCCAAGGACGAGGCACAGCGCGGCCGGGTCGGCGACCAGACCGGCGGCCGCGTCGGCTTCTTCCTGCACACCGACGACTTCGCCCGCGACCACGCACGGATGACCGCGGCGGGCGTGACCTTCCTGGAGGAGCCCCGGCACGAGACGTACGGCTCGGTCGTCGTCTTCCAGGACCTGTACGGAAACCGGTGGGACCTGCTGCAGCCCGCCGCGCCCGACCCGCAGCCCGCCGCTCCCGGCGAGACCGCCCACTGA